In Rhodamnia argentea isolate NSW1041297 chromosome 11, ASM2092103v1, whole genome shotgun sequence, one genomic interval encodes:
- the LOC115735682 gene encoding probable N-acetyl-gamma-glutamyl-phosphate reductase, chloroplastic isoform X1: protein MSLSIFSAARLDSGCFWKKGKIAKSNMWSDKQLLVRASVASSPQSLRFARKKSEKLQKDVRIAVLGASGYTGSEIVRLLANHPYFGITLMTADRKAGQSLGSVFPHLITQDLPDMVAVKDADFSEVDAVFCCLPHGTTQEIIKGLPKNLKIVDLSADFRLRDILEYEEWYGQPHQAPELQKEAVYGLTEISREDIRRARLVANPGCYPTSIQLPLVPLIRANLIQSKNIIIDAKSGVSGAGRGAKEANLYTEIAEGIHSYGITRHRHVPEIEQGLSEAAQSKITVSFTPHLMPMSRGMQSTIFVEMHSGVTVDDLYEQLKIAYQDEEFIALLGKGDVPHTRHVRGSNYCLMNVFPDRIPGRAILISVIDNLVKGASGQALQNLNVMMGLPEDMGLNYLPLFP from the exons ATGAGCTTGTCAATTTTCAGTGCTGCTCGTTTGGATTCAGGATGCTTTTGGAAGAAG GGAAAGATTGCGAAATCCAATATGTGGAGCGATAAGCAGCTGCTTGTAAGAGCATCTGTAGCATCGTCTCCACAAAGCTTGCGGTTTGCAAGGAAGAAAAGTGAGAAGCTCCAGAAGGATGTGCGAATCGCCGTTCTTGGAGCCAGTGGTTACACTGGTTCTGAG ATCGTGAGACTCCTCGCAAACCATCCTTACTTTGGCATTACTCTAATGACGGCGGATAGAAAAGCGGGGCAATCACTGGGATCTGTCTTCCCCCACCTGATCACTCAA GATTTGCCGGATATGGTTGCTGTCAAAGATGCAGATTTTTCTGAAGTGGACGCTGTATTTTGCTGTTTGCCACACGGAACAACACAG GAGATTATCAAAGGTCTTCCCAAAAACTTGAAGATTGTTGAtctttctgca GATTTTCGGCTGCGAGACATTTTAGAATATGAAGAGTGGTATGGTCAACCACACCAAGCTCCAGAGTTGCAG AAAGAAGCTGTATATGGTTTAACAGAGATTTCGAGGGAGGATATAAGACGTGCTCGTCTAGTTGCTAATCCTGGTTGCTACCCAACCTCAATTCAACTTCCTCTTGTTCCCTTGATAAGG GCTAATCTTATTCAATCGAAAAATATCATTATAGATGCGAAATCTGGTGTCAGCGGTgcag GACGTGGTGCTAAGGAAGCTAACTTGTACACTGAAATAGCTGAAGGCATACATTCTTATGGTATTACAAGACATCGGCATG TTCCAGAGATTGAGCAGGGATTATCTGAAGCTGCACAATCAAAGATCACTGTCAGCTTTACTCCACATTTGATGCCAATG AGTCGAGGAATGCAATCTACTATTTTTGTTGAAATGCATTCAGGTGTAACAGTAGATGATCTATATGAACAACTTAAGATTGCTTACCAG GATGAGGAATTCATTGCTTTATTAGGAAAAGGAGATGTTCCTCATACTCGACATGTTCGAGGATCCAATTATTGTCTTATGAATGTCTTTCCTGATCGAATTCCTGGACGAGCAATACTAATCTCTGTT ATTGACAATCTTGTCAAGGGAGCTTCTGGTCAGGCTCTGCAGAATCTCAATGTGATGATGGGATTACCTGAGGATATGGGGCTTAACTACCTGCCATTGTTTCCTTGA
- the LOC115735682 gene encoding probable N-acetyl-gamma-glutamyl-phosphate reductase, chloroplastic isoform X2 — translation MSLSIFSAARLDSGCFWKKGKIAKSNMWSDKQLLVRASVASSPQSLRFARKKSEKLQKDVRIAVLGASGYTGSEIVRLLANHPYFGITLMTADRKAGQSLGSVFPHLITQDLPDMVAVKDADFSEVDAVFCCLPHGTTQEIIKGLPKNLKIVDLSADFRLRDILEYEEWYGQPHQAPELQKEAVYGLTEISREDIRRARLVANPGCYPTSIQLPLVPLIRANLIQSKNIIIDAKSGVSGAGRGAKEANLYTEIAEGIHSYGITRHRHVPEIEQGLSEAAQSKITVSFTPHLMPMSRGMQSTIFVEMHSGVTVDDLYEQLKIAYQIDNLVKGASGQALQNLNVMMGLPEDMGLNYLPLFP, via the exons ATGAGCTTGTCAATTTTCAGTGCTGCTCGTTTGGATTCAGGATGCTTTTGGAAGAAG GGAAAGATTGCGAAATCCAATATGTGGAGCGATAAGCAGCTGCTTGTAAGAGCATCTGTAGCATCGTCTCCACAAAGCTTGCGGTTTGCAAGGAAGAAAAGTGAGAAGCTCCAGAAGGATGTGCGAATCGCCGTTCTTGGAGCCAGTGGTTACACTGGTTCTGAG ATCGTGAGACTCCTCGCAAACCATCCTTACTTTGGCATTACTCTAATGACGGCGGATAGAAAAGCGGGGCAATCACTGGGATCTGTCTTCCCCCACCTGATCACTCAA GATTTGCCGGATATGGTTGCTGTCAAAGATGCAGATTTTTCTGAAGTGGACGCTGTATTTTGCTGTTTGCCACACGGAACAACACAG GAGATTATCAAAGGTCTTCCCAAAAACTTGAAGATTGTTGAtctttctgca GATTTTCGGCTGCGAGACATTTTAGAATATGAAGAGTGGTATGGTCAACCACACCAAGCTCCAGAGTTGCAG AAAGAAGCTGTATATGGTTTAACAGAGATTTCGAGGGAGGATATAAGACGTGCTCGTCTAGTTGCTAATCCTGGTTGCTACCCAACCTCAATTCAACTTCCTCTTGTTCCCTTGATAAGG GCTAATCTTATTCAATCGAAAAATATCATTATAGATGCGAAATCTGGTGTCAGCGGTgcag GACGTGGTGCTAAGGAAGCTAACTTGTACACTGAAATAGCTGAAGGCATACATTCTTATGGTATTACAAGACATCGGCATG TTCCAGAGATTGAGCAGGGATTATCTGAAGCTGCACAATCAAAGATCACTGTCAGCTTTACTCCACATTTGATGCCAATG AGTCGAGGAATGCAATCTACTATTTTTGTTGAAATGCATTCAGGTGTAACAGTAGATGATCTATATGAACAACTTAAGATTGCTTACCAG ATTGACAATCTTGTCAAGGGAGCTTCTGGTCAGGCTCTGCAGAATCTCAATGTGATGATGGGATTACCTGAGGATATGGGGCTTAACTACCTGCCATTGTTTCCTTGA